A region of the Stutzerimonas stutzeri genome:
CCGGATGCGCCTCGTTTCGAATACGCCGGTCAGGCCTACGAGCTGCGCTACCTGGGCGACCTGCTGAGCAATGGCCAGAGGCCAAAGCTGGTGGGGCAGAGCCTGCCTTTACCGGTGATCCTTGTACGCTCGAAAGAGCACAGCGTTGCGGTGCAGGTCGATAGCCTCGCAGGCTCGCGCGAAATCGTGGTGAAGAGTCTCGGTCTTCAGTTTGCCGGCGTGCATGGCATCTCCGGCGCGACCATCCTCGGCGATGGCCGGGTCGTAGTGATTCTAGATCTGCTGGCGACCATCCGTGTGCTGCATGCGCATCAGCTCACCCAGCTACAGCAGCCGCGACTGATCGATCAGGGGCTGGAACCTGTGGAGGCGGAAAGCGATCGGCCGAAGTTGGTCATGGTAGTCGACGATTCGGTCACCGTACGCAAGGTCACCAGCCGCCTGCTGGAGCGCAACGGTATGAACGTCCTCACCGCGAAGGATGGGGTGGATGCCATTACCCAGCTGCAGGAACGCAAACCAGACATCATGCTGCTGGATATCGAGATGCCGCGCATGGACGGCTTCGAGGTGGCCACGCTGGTGCGACACGACGAGCGTCTTAAAGACCTGCCGATCATCATGATCACCTCGCGGACTGGCGAGAAGCACCGCGATCGCGCGCTGACCATCGGCGTCAACGAGTACTTGGGTAAGCCGTATCAGGAGTCCGTGCTGCTTGAGGCCATTCAGCGACTGGTTCACGCCGATGTCTGAAGTCCTGTCCGCACGCATCGCGGTTCTCGCCGATACCTCGCTGCAGCGCCATGTGCTGCAGCAGGCCCTGACCGGCAGTGGCTATCAGGTGGTGTTGAACAATGATCCGGCGCGCCTTGAGCCCGCTGACCTCGATAACACCGAGGCCGATCTATGGCTGGTTGATCTTGCCCAGACCGAAGATTCGCCGCTCGTGGATGCGTTGCTCGAAAGGGATACCACTCGGGTACTGTTCGGGGAAGGACGTGCGCCGGAGCGACATTCGGAGTTCTACCCGCGCTGGGAACGTAGCCTGTTCAGCAAGCTAAAGTGCCTCGTGGGTGATCCATCGCGCGCAGTGGGGCCACGTCTGGAGGTGTTGCAGGGTGAAGGACAGCGCCCCGAGCGATTGACATTGCCGGCGGTGCTGGCCGATAGCGCGCTGGTTGCCGGTGAGCCGGCAACACAGATTTGGTTGCTGGCCGCTTCGCTGGGGGGGCCGGAGGCTGTAAAGGCCTTTTTGGATGCCCTGCCTGGCGGCCTGCCGATTGGTTTCATTTACGCACAGCACATCGAAGCCAGCTTCGAGTCGGCGTTATCCCAGGCCGTTGGCCGACATAGCCAGTGGCAGGTTAAGCAGGTCCGACCAGGCGAGCCCGTGCGTTGTGGCGAAGTGGTCATAGCGCCGATCAGCGAGGAGCTGGGTTTCGAGGCCAACGGCAGTACGCGGCTGAATGGCCGTTGCTGGCCTGAGCCTTACAGCCCCTCTATCGACCAAATGATGCTGAATCTGGCTCAGCAGTTCGGCGAGCGTTGCGGTGTGATCGCGTTCAGCGGAATGGGTAGCGATGGCAGTGCCGCAGCCGCTTACATGCTGCGCCAGGGCGGCAAGGTCTGGACGCAGCGCGCCGATTCCTGTGCGTGTTCCAGCATGCCGGACAACCTTCGCGAAGGTGGCTACAGCTCGTACAGCGGTGATCCGCGCGAACTGGCACAGGCTCTGGTCAATCATTTGGTGAATCAGACTGGCGTTTCAGCTAGGTCTTTTCAACGGGAAAATTCATGAGTCAGATGGTCGTTTCACCGGATGCACAGAGCAGCCTCACTGGGCTACTGATGCCGCTTGCCGATCGCATGCTGCTGATGCCCAACGTCGCGGTCGCCGAGCTGATTCCCTATCGCGCCCCACAACCGGTGCAGGGCATGCCAGAGTGGTTCCTAGGGCAGGTGCAATGGCGTGATTTGAGCCTGCCACTGCTGTCGTTCGAGGCGGCCTCCAGTGGTCAGCCCCAGCCGGTCGGCAGCGCTGCACGGGTTGCCGTACTCAATGCGGTCGGCGGCCGTGATCACGTCAAGTTCATCGCGCTGCTGGTGCAGGGTATCCCGCACTCGATCAAGGTCGATGCAAGCCTCGCGCGCGCTGATGTTGCACTTGCACCGTTGGAGTTGGACGCGGTCAATCTTGGCGATGTGCAGGCACGAATCCCCGATTTGATCGGTCTGGAACAGAAACTGGCCGACGCTGGCCTGATCTGACCCCTTCGGTGCTCGCCCGCTGTTAGAAATCACCCCAGAGCTGCTGCGCGACGCTCAAGGCTACCACTGGCGCGGTCTCGGTGCGCAGAACCCGCGGCCCGAGTCTCGCGGGCTGGAACCCTTGGTCCGCGGCCTGCGCGACTTCACTTTCGCTCAAACCTCCTTCCGGACCGATCAGGAATGCCAGCGTCTGCGGCTTCGCGTGGCTCACCAGTGGCTCAGCCACTGGGTGCAGCACCAGCTTCAGATCTGCTTCTAACGTCAGCCAGTCACGCAGGCTGACCGGCGCGTGGATGAGCGGCAGCACCGATCGTCCGCATTGCTCGCAGGCGCTGATCGCGATCTGGCGCCAGTGGGCCAGGCGTTTATCGACCCGCTCGTCGTTGAGGCGAACTTCACAGCGTTCGCTGACAATAGGTGTGATCTGCGCTACGCCGAGCTCGGTGGCTTTCTGAATGGCCCAGTCCATCCGCTCGCCTCGGGACAGCCCCTGGCCGAGATGAATGCGCAACGGTGATTCGAGCATCCCCGCTAGATATTCCTGGAGCTCGACGGTGACGGTTTTCTTGCCCACTTCAGCCAGTTCACCGCGGAACTCCGCGCCACTGCCATCGAACAGCTGAACCGCGCTGCCGGACGAAAGCCGCAATACCCGGCTGATGTAGTGAGCGGAGGCTTCGGGCAGTGAGTGCCGGCCAAGGGAAAGGGGGGCGTCGATGAAGAAGCGTGATAGGCGCATAGGGACAGCTGCGGGCGGCAAGTGGAACCGGCAAGTCTAAAGCATCGGCCGCCCGCCTAGCAGGCGGCCTCGCATCGAGCTTGCCGCTGGCGTCAGCCCGGATCCCTGAACTCTGGATAGAGTCCGGCTGGCACGGATAGCTGGCTGCTCTCCCGTGTGGCGATATCGATGCCTTCGGTGGCTACTGCAGCAAGAAAATCGATCTGTTCCTCGGTTATGCAGTAGGGCGGCAAGAAATAGACAACGCTGCCGAGGGGCCGCAGCAGGGCGCCGCGCTCCAAGGCGTGTTGGTAGACCTTAAGACCGCGCCGCTCCTGCCATGGATAAGCGGCTCGGCTGGCCTTGCTCTGAACCATTTCTATGGCCAACGCCATGCCGGTCTGGCGGACCTCGGCGACGTGCGGATGGTCAGCCAGGTGCGCGGTGGCGCTGGCCATG
Encoded here:
- a CDS encoding 16S rRNA (uracil(1498)-N(3))-methyltransferase gives rise to the protein MRLSRFFIDAPLSLGRHSLPEASAHYISRVLRLSSGSAVQLFDGSGAEFRGELAEVGKKTVTVELQEYLAGMLESPLRIHLGQGLSRGERMDWAIQKATELGVAQITPIVSERCEVRLNDERVDKRLAHWRQIAISACEQCGRSVLPLIHAPVSLRDWLTLEADLKLVLHPVAEPLVSHAKPQTLAFLIGPEGGLSESEVAQAADQGFQPARLGPRVLRTETAPVVALSVAQQLWGDF
- a CDS encoding chemotaxis protein CheW, whose protein sequence is MSQMVVSPDAQSSLTGLLMPLADRMLLMPNVAVAELIPYRAPQPVQGMPEWFLGQVQWRDLSLPLLSFEAASSGQPQPVGSAARVAVLNAVGGRDHVKFIALLVQGIPHSIKVDASLARADVALAPLELDAVNLGDVQARIPDLIGLEQKLADAGLI
- a CDS encoding chemotaxis protein CheB; its protein translation is MSEVLSARIAVLADTSLQRHVLQQALTGSGYQVVLNNDPARLEPADLDNTEADLWLVDLAQTEDSPLVDALLERDTTRVLFGEGRAPERHSEFYPRWERSLFSKLKCLVGDPSRAVGPRLEVLQGEGQRPERLTLPAVLADSALVAGEPATQIWLLAASLGGPEAVKAFLDALPGGLPIGFIYAQHIEASFESALSQAVGRHSQWQVKQVRPGEPVRCGEVVIAPISEELGFEANGSTRLNGRCWPEPYSPSIDQMMLNLAQQFGERCGVIAFSGMGSDGSAAAAYMLRQGGKVWTQRADSCACSSMPDNLREGGYSSYSGDPRELAQALVNHLVNQTGVSARSFQRENS